Proteins found in one Clostridium kluyveri DSM 555 genomic segment:
- the fba gene encoding class II fructose-1,6-bisphosphate aldolase, whose translation MALVTTKKMFEKAYKGHYSIGAFNINNMEIIQGVVNGAKAKNSAVILQCSASAMKYAGPKYLKAMVDAAVEDTGIDIALHLDHGPDFEAVKLCIETGFTSVMFDGSHLDYEDNVSQTKQVVEYSHSHGVVVEAELGVLAGIEDEVSASDHIYTDPEQAVDFVNRTGVDSLAIAIGTSHGAFKFPPNFKPKLRFDILEKIQENLPNFPIVLHGASAVDPKAVETCNKYGGNIADAKGIPIDMLRKASSMAVCKINMDTDLRLSMTAAIRKTFGDSPKVFDPRKYLGAGRDAIQKVVEDKIDNVLGSSNSLEELI comes from the coding sequence ATGGCATTAGTTACTACTAAAAAAATGTTTGAAAAGGCTTACAAAGGACATTACTCAATAGGTGCATTTAACATCAACAATATGGAAATAATTCAAGGGGTGGTAAATGGGGCTAAAGCTAAAAATTCTGCTGTTATCCTGCAATGTTCAGCAAGTGCAATGAAATATGCAGGACCAAAATATTTAAAGGCTATGGTAGATGCTGCTGTAGAGGATACTGGAATAGATATTGCCCTCCATTTAGATCATGGTCCAGATTTTGAAGCTGTAAAATTGTGTATAGAAACAGGCTTTACCTCTGTTATGTTTGATGGTTCACATTTAGATTATGAAGACAACGTATCTCAAACCAAACAAGTAGTAGAATATTCTCATTCTCACGGGGTAGTAGTAGAAGCAGAACTTGGTGTACTTGCAGGAATTGAAGATGAAGTATCTGCTTCAGATCATATATATACAGATCCAGAACAAGCTGTAGACTTTGTAAATAGAACAGGTGTAGATTCTCTAGCTATAGCCATAGGAACATCCCATGGAGCTTTTAAGTTTCCTCCAAACTTCAAACCTAAATTAAGATTTGATATATTAGAAAAAATACAGGAAAACCTTCCAAACTTTCCTATAGTTCTCCATGGAGCTTCAGCTGTAGATCCTAAAGCTGTGGAAACTTGTAATAAATATGGTGGAAACATAGCTGATGCCAAAGGAATCCCTATAGATATGCTTAGAAAAGCTTCCAGTATGGCTGTATGTAAAATAAATATGGATACAGACCTTAGGTTGAGCATGACTGCTGCTATAAGGAAAACTTTTGGAGATAGTCCAAAGGTTTTCGATCCAAGAAAGTATTTAGGTGCCGGAAGAGATGCTATTCAAAAAGTTGTTGAAGATAAAATAGACAATGTTTTAGGCTCATCCAATTCCTTAGAAGAACTTATCTAG
- a CDS encoding class IV adenylate cyclase, whose amino-acid sequence MKEYETRIIQIDPEDIRNKLKAVNALKVKMENQINEIYDFENGFLIKNKGYARIRVIEDLIHNSTHCYMTTKILLSQGKYKVMEENETEILNREAGKNIFQTLGLKLLQSIKKYRESYKYKHSLIEIDINEKSFCPFPYLEIESTNDQELYEIVNLLGYSLGDTTSETIYEILGRNKKR is encoded by the coding sequence ATGAAGGAGTATGAAACACGAATAATACAAATAGACCCTGAGGATATACGAAATAAATTAAAAGCAGTTAATGCTTTAAAGGTTAAAATGGAGAATCAGATAAATGAAATATATGATTTTGAAAATGGGTTTTTAATAAAGAATAAAGGATATGCTAGAATAAGAGTTATAGAAGATTTAATACATAATTCTACTCATTGTTATATGACTACTAAAATACTTTTGAGCCAGGGAAAATATAAAGTAATGGAAGAAAATGAAACAGAAATATTGAATAGGGAAGCAGGAAAAAATATTTTTCAAACACTGGGATTAAAATTATTGCAATCTATAAAAAAATACAGAGAAAGTTACAAATACAAACATAGTTTAATTGAAATAGATATAAATGAAAAATCTTTTTGTCCATTTCCCTATTTAGAGATAGAATCAACAAATGACCAGGAACTCTATGAAATAGTAAATTTACTTGGCTATTCTTTAGGGGACACCACCTCTGAAACCATATATGAAATATTGGGCAGAAATAAAAAAAGATAG
- a CDS encoding DUF5685 family protein → MFGYVTPCKMELKMKDYEKFKAYYCGLCISIKNNIGNIPRVSLNYDMTFLALLLDSLECDNQVYMKKRCLFHPANKKIILKDNAPLKYAAFCNISLSYFKVLDDVYDENSLKGRIMYLCLKRYLSNMPDNFKSIFENIKNKLENLYTLEKSSQSMSIDALSHPFGDLTGFILKSYNNYNASVGDLYLLGYNLGKWIYIIDAFDDLKKDMQKNKFNAINVCFNDKDLCYENFIIEIMPRIDFILGTCAAQCTNIFNRLPIKKNKELIYNILQYGLLDKMDRVFKRGVYKNEKSI, encoded by the coding sequence ATGTTTGGTTATGTAACCCCATGCAAAATGGAACTTAAAATGAAAGATTATGAAAAATTCAAAGCCTATTATTGTGGGCTATGTATATCCATAAAAAACAATATAGGAAATATACCTAGGGTTTCTTTGAACTATGATATGACTTTTTTAGCTCTACTTTTAGATTCATTAGAATGTGACAATCAAGTTTATATGAAAAAACGCTGTTTATTCCATCCTGCAAATAAAAAAATTATTCTAAAAGATAACGCTCCTTTAAAATATGCAGCTTTTTGTAATATATCTCTAAGCTATTTTAAAGTTCTAGATGATGTTTATGATGAGAATTCTTTAAAGGGCAGAATAATGTATTTATGCTTAAAAAGGTATTTAAGTAATATGCCTGACAACTTTAAAAGTATTTTTGAAAATATAAAAAATAAACTTGAAAACTTATATACACTAGAAAAAAGTTCCCAAAGTATGTCCATAGATGCTTTATCCCATCCTTTTGGAGACCTTACAGGATTTATACTAAAATCTTATAACAATTATAATGCTTCCGTTGGAGACTTGTATTTACTTGGATATAATCTAGGAAAATGGATATATATTATAGATGCATTTGATGATTTAAAAAAGGATATGCAGAAAAATAAATTTAATGCCATAAATGTCTGCTTTAATGATAAAGATCTTTGTTATGAAAATTTTATAATAGAAATAATGCCTAGAATAGATTTTATTTTAGGAACTTGTGCAGCACAATGCACAAATATTTTTAACAGGCTTCCCATAAAAAAAAATAAAGAATTAATTTATAATATACTACAATATGGACTTTTAGATAAAATGGATAGAGTATTTAAAAGGGGTGTTTACAAAAATGAAAAATCCATATGA
- a CDS encoding J domain-containing protein, producing the protein MKNPYEILEINENASQEEIKKAYRTLAKRYHPDQYGNNPLKDLAEDKMREINEAYDYLMKNPSKGTYDSRSDNAYSGSNSSIYQSVENDIYNGNIRNAESVLMGIKTRDAQWHYLMGILNMRRAWYNDAYNNLTTACSLDPNNFKYQNALNKLRGMNNSYRQPYYDTRRRDDICNICATLYCLDCLCDCGDCGGC; encoded by the coding sequence ATGAAAAATCCATATGAAATACTAGAAATAAATGAAAATGCTTCACAAGAGGAAATAAAAAAAGCCTATAGAACTCTTGCAAAAAGATATCATCCTGATCAATATGGCAATAATCCACTTAAAGATTTAGCAGAAGATAAAATGAGAGAAATAAATGAGGCTTACGATTATTTAATGAAGAACCCATCAAAAGGTACATATGATAGCAGGAGTGATAATGCTTACAGCGGCTCTAACTCTTCGATTTATCAATCTGTAGAAAATGATATTTATAATGGTAATATTAGAAATGCGGAATCAGTACTTATGGGAATCAAGACAAGAGATGCTCAGTGGCATTATCTTATGGGAATTTTAAATATGAGAAGAGCCTGGTATAATGATGCTTATAATAATTTGACTACGGCTTGTAGTCTTGATCCCAACAACTTTAAATATCAAAATGCGCTCAACAAGCTCAGAGGAATGAATAATTCCTATAGACAGCCTTATTACGATACTAGAAGAAGAGATGATATATGCAATATTTGTGCTACCTTATATTGTCTTGACTGTCTTTGTGATTGTGGTGATTGCGGGGGCTGTTAA